A stretch of the Ptychodera flava strain L36383 chromosome 18, AS_Pfla_20210202, whole genome shotgun sequence genome encodes the following:
- the LOC139117539 gene encoding dnaJ homolog subfamily C member 9-like: protein MPALLQSCEESFGTTNLYDVLGVKKEASPNEVKRGYHRVSLKVHPDRVGFREKESATEKFQILGRVYAILSDTSKRALYDESGEVDDELDIDQDRDWGEYWRLLYQKVSVRDIKEFEEKYKGSDEELKDLKEVYLESKGDMDLIMDTVLCSTQEDEPRFRKILKHCIKTKQLPAFDSFTKESKSKQKARKKQADKEAMEAEEMQKELGIGDVGDQDALTALIKKKQQSRQAEADSFFASLEAKYAQPSKAKKSKTNGTSSKSQKKK, encoded by the exons ATGCCGGCCCTTCTACAAAGCTGTGAAGAATCATTTGGAACAACAAATCTGTATGATGTACTCGGAGTGAAGAAGGAAGCCAGCCCTAACGAAG TAAAACGTGGCTACCATCGTGTTTCTTTGAAAGTGCATCCAGATCGAGTTGGCTTCAGAGAAAAAGAATCAGCCAcagaaaagtttcaaattttaggTCGTGTGTATGCCATCCTTTCAGACACAAGCAAACGTGCCCTGTATGATGAATCAG GTGAAGTTGACGATGAACTTGACATTGACCAAGATCGTGACTGGGGAGAGTACTGGCGACTGCTCTATCAGAAAGTATCTGTTCGAGATATCAAGGAGtttgaagaaaaatacaaag GATCTGATGAAGAACTGAAGGATTTAAAAGAAGTTTACTTAGAGAGTAAAGGTGACATGGATCTGATCATGGATACTGTTCTCTGCTCAACTCAGGAAGATGAACCAAGATTTCGTAAAATCTTAAAGCACTGCATCAAGACTAAACAACTTCCAGCCTTTGATTCATTTACAAAAGAAAGTAAAAGCAAACAGAAGGCAAGAAAAAAGCAG GCTGATAAGGAAGCAATGGAAGCCGAGGAAATGCAGAAAGAACTTGGCATTGGAGATGTTGGTGACCAGGATGCACTAACTGCTCTCATTAAGAAAAAACAACAGTCGCGACAAGCAGAGGCAGACTCCTTCTTTGCCAGTCTGGAGGCAAAATATGCACAGCCATCCAAAGCTAAGAAAAGCAAAACTAATGGAACTTCCAGCAAATcacaaaaaaagaaatga